A single Defluviitalea saccharophila DNA region contains:
- the yhbY gene encoding ribosome assembly RNA-binding protein YhbY, with protein sequence MLTSKQRAYLRSLANSIDPIFQVGKGGVTPDLTQAIDDALEKRELIKINVLNNCMMSPREVCDILHERTHSEPVQVIGKKIVLYRPSKEKPSIELPK encoded by the coding sequence ATGCTTACAAGTAAACAACGGGCTTATCTTAGAAGTTTAGCCAATAGCATAGATCCTATTTTTCAAGTTGGAAAAGGGGGCGTAACACCCGATTTAACACAGGCGATTGATGATGCTTTAGAAAAAAGGGAACTTATAAAAATTAATGTTTTAAATAATTGCATGATGTCTCCTAGGGAAGTTTGTGATATACTTCATGAGAGAACCCATTCAGAACCCGTTCAGGTCATTGGAAAGAAAATTGTTTTATATAGACCGTCTAAAGAAAAACCGTCGATTGAATTGCCGAAATAA
- the obgE gene encoding GTPase ObgE yields the protein MFVDQAKIFIQSGRGGNGAVSFRREKYIPNGGPDGGDGGKGGSIIFEVDPGMNTLMDFRHKRHFKAQPGEDGGKNRRHGKDGEDLVIKVPPGTIVREAESGKIMLDLTGENERKVLLRGGRGGRGNQHFATSTRQAPRYAEKGQEGKEYWVILELKMIADVGLIGFPNVGKSTLLSVITNASPKIANYHFTTINPNLGVVHNQYGRDFVIADIPGLIEGAHEGIGLGHDFLRHIERTKVLVHVVDAAALEGRDPIEDIEKINYELSAYNEELSKRPQIIAANKTDIPESEENVLKLKEKYESQGIKVIPISAATKKGLQPLLIEIHKLLEEADAAPTKFMEDFEFFEEKEEDYEPFTIEKAGEHYYVVQGVGVEKMIGYTNLESEKGFAFFQKYLREHGIIDALEEQGIQEGDTVKIYDLEFEYYK from the coding sequence ATGTTTGTAGATCAAGCTAAGATTTTTATTCAATCCGGACGAGGAGGAAATGGTGCGGTATCTTTTCGTCGTGAAAAATACATACCTAATGGCGGCCCTGATGGGGGCGATGGAGGAAAAGGTGGAAGCATTATTTTTGAAGTAGATCCCGGCATGAATACTTTGATGGACTTCCGTCATAAAAGACATTTCAAAGCTCAGCCTGGAGAAGATGGCGGAAAAAATAGACGTCATGGGAAAGATGGAGAAGATTTGGTGATTAAAGTTCCTCCCGGAACCATTGTAAGAGAAGCCGAAAGCGGCAAGATTATGCTTGATTTGACAGGAGAAAATGAAAGAAAAGTATTGCTTCGGGGCGGACGAGGCGGAAGGGGCAATCAGCATTTTGCGACCTCAACCAGACAGGCTCCCAGATACGCAGAAAAAGGACAAGAGGGAAAAGAATATTGGGTTATTCTTGAACTGAAGATGATTGCCGATGTAGGATTAATTGGTTTTCCTAACGTAGGGAAATCGACTCTATTATCTGTTATAACCAATGCTTCACCTAAAATAGCAAATTATCATTTTACTACTATCAATCCTAATTTAGGCGTTGTACATAATCAATATGGCAGGGATTTTGTTATAGCAGATATACCTGGATTGATTGAAGGAGCCCATGAAGGAATAGGATTAGGGCATGACTTTTTAAGGCATATTGAAAGAACTAAGGTTCTGGTTCATGTGGTAGACGCTGCAGCTCTTGAAGGACGAGACCCTATAGAAGATATTGAGAAAATTAATTATGAGTTGTCTGCATATAATGAAGAGCTGTCAAAGCGCCCTCAAATTATTGCTGCAAATAAGACAGACATTCCTGAGAGTGAAGAAAATGTATTAAAATTAAAAGAAAAATATGAATCTCAGGGCATAAAAGTGATTCCTATTTCTGCTGCGACAAAAAAAGGACTACAGCCACTGCTTATAGAGATACATAAACTGTTAGAGGAAGCAGATGCAGCACCAACTAAGTTCATGGAAGACTTCGAGTTCTTTGAAGAAAAAGAAGAGGATTATGAGCCATTTACTATAGAAAAAGCCGGAGAACACTATTATGTTGTTCAAGGGGTAGGTGTTGAGAAAATGATCGGATATACGAATTTAGAGTCTGAAAAAGGCTTTGCTTTCTTTCAAAAATACCTTCGAGAACATGGCATTATCGATGCCTTAGAAGAACAAGGCATTCAAGAAGGAGACACTGTAAAAATATACGATTTAGAATTTGAATACTATAAATAA
- the rpmA gene encoding 50S ribosomal protein L27 yields MLKMNLQFFAHKKGVGSSKNGRDSESKRLGAKRADGQFVKAGNILYKQRGTKIHPGNNVGRGGDDTLFALIDGRVKFERKGRDKKQVSVYPVDIAQ; encoded by the coding sequence ATGTTGAAAATGAATCTTCAATTTTTTGCACATAAAAAAGGAGTAGGTTCATCTAAGAACGGTCGTGATTCTGAATCCAAAAGACTAGGTGCAAAGCGCGCAGATGGACAATTTGTTAAAGCGGGAAATATTTTATATAAACAAAGAGGAACAAAAATTCATCCGGGTAATAATGTTGGAAGAGGCGGAGACGATACTTTATTCGCTTTAATTGACGGACGTGTAAAGTTTGAAAGAAAAGGCAGAGACAAAAAACAAGTTTCCGTATATCCAGTTGACATAGCACAATAA
- a CDS encoding ribosomal-processing cysteine protease Prp, giving the protein MSGHSGYSEYGSDIVCAGVSALAINTVNSIKKLTCDTIEVKYEDEGGFLKCILPESTRTNVTKETLLLLQALELGITNIQKDYKKYIHISYREV; this is encoded by the coding sequence ATGAGCGGTCATTCGGGATATTCGGAATATGGTTCGGATATCGTATGTGCTGGAGTTAGTGCTTTAGCTATTAACACAGTCAATTCAATTAAAAAATTAACCTGTGACACGATAGAGGTTAAATATGAAGATGAAGGTGGATTTTTAAAGTGTATCTTGCCTGAATCTACCAGAACGAATGTTACTAAAGAAACTCTGCTGTTATTACAGGCATTAGAATTGGGAATAACAAATATTCAAAAAGATTATAAAAAGTATATACACATTTCGTACAGGGAGGTGTAA
- the rplU gene encoding 50S ribosomal protein L21 yields MYAIIETGGKQYRVQEGDVIYVEKLGAAAGEKITFDKVLAVSKEDSLSVGAPFVNNASVSASVVEEGKGKKIIVYKYKPKKGYHKKHGHRQPYTKVKIEAING; encoded by the coding sequence ATGTACGCAATTATCGAAACAGGTGGTAAACAATACAGAGTTCAAGAAGGCGATGTAATCTACGTTGAAAAATTAGGTGCTGCAGCAGGTGAAAAAATCACTTTTGATAAAGTGCTTGCTGTATCTAAAGAAGATTCCCTTTCTGTAGGAGCTCCTTTTGTAAACAATGCTAGTGTTTCTGCTTCTGTAGTAGAAGAAGGAAAAGGCAAAAAAATCATTGTTTATAAATATAAACCTAAAAAAGGTTACCACAAGAAACATGGTCATAGACAACCATATACAAAAGTAAAAATTGAAGCAATCAATGGTTAA
- a CDS encoding Rne/Rng family ribonuclease: MPTDIIVDVGVNQTRIGVIEDQKLVELYIDMDNKEKTVGNIYRGVVKKILPGIQAAFVDLGLNKNGFIYLKELEETLSNDGNIKKLKEGDHITVQIEKEAIGTKGPKLTSHISIPGKYIVLIPRENSIGISKKIENEEERNRLKSIFEKYKPKNCGIIVRTECGGKEEEEIIKEIQFLTMMWESIEKKEQYISAPVLLYKEVSTALKIARDLLSSKIRHYIVNDKNLYNEVRNFIEAVSPHLTEKIQYLEEEHLFQHFLIESQIEKALQRHIWLKSGGMIIIDHTEALTVIDVNTAKFVGNKNMEKTILKTNIEAAEEIARQIRIRNIGGIIIIDFIDMKNEEDRNTVLNVLAQELKKDRVQTTVLGITKLGLVEMTRKKTGPSLTSLLFNRCPACEGRGIMPSIKYIGDKIEKEIDYIFTHTIYTKIIIEANKEIIEWFNSKGASYKKALEEKYHKSIIFTENNSLSNEEYKIIKEK; encoded by the coding sequence ATGCCCACAGATATTATTGTAGATGTAGGTGTTAATCAAACCCGTATAGGGGTAATTGAAGATCAAAAATTAGTAGAACTTTATATTGACATGGACAACAAAGAGAAAACAGTCGGCAATATTTATAGAGGAGTTGTAAAAAAAATACTTCCAGGAATTCAAGCAGCTTTTGTTGATCTAGGTCTTAATAAGAATGGATTTATTTATCTTAAGGAATTGGAAGAAACTCTATCCAATGACGGGAATATAAAAAAATTAAAAGAAGGAGATCATATTACCGTTCAAATAGAAAAAGAAGCTATAGGTACCAAAGGACCTAAATTAACTTCTCATATTAGTATTCCAGGAAAGTATATTGTGCTGATTCCTAGGGAAAACTCGATCGGAATCTCTAAAAAGATTGAAAATGAAGAAGAAAGAAACCGGCTAAAAAGTATTTTTGAGAAATACAAACCTAAGAATTGCGGGATTATTGTTCGAACCGAGTGCGGAGGAAAAGAAGAAGAAGAGATCATAAAGGAAATTCAATTTTTAACAATGATGTGGGAATCCATAGAAAAAAAGGAGCAATATATCTCTGCTCCGGTGCTGTTATATAAAGAGGTTTCAACTGCACTTAAAATCGCCAGAGATTTATTATCTTCGAAAATAAGACATTATATTGTGAATGACAAAAATTTATATAACGAAGTCAGAAATTTTATTGAAGCAGTATCTCCCCATTTAACAGAAAAGATACAATATCTAGAAGAAGAGCATTTATTTCAGCATTTTTTGATAGAATCTCAGATAGAAAAGGCGCTTCAACGACATATCTGGTTAAAAAGCGGAGGAATGATTATTATTGACCATACTGAAGCATTAACGGTTATAGATGTCAATACTGCAAAATTCGTGGGTAATAAAAATATGGAGAAAACAATTCTCAAAACCAATATTGAAGCGGCAGAAGAAATCGCAAGACAGATTCGTATTAGAAATATCGGAGGAATCATCATTATTGATTTTATTGATATGAAGAATGAAGAAGATAGAAATACGGTTTTAAATGTCCTTGCTCAAGAATTAAAAAAAGACCGAGTTCAAACGACAGTTTTAGGAATTACTAAATTGGGTTTAGTAGAGATGACAAGAAAGAAGACTGGACCTTCCCTTACATCGCTCTTATTCAATAGATGTCCGGCTTGTGAAGGGCGAGGAATAATGCCATCAATCAAATATATTGGAGATAAAATCGAAAAAGAAATTGACTATATATTTACCCATACCATTTATACTAAAATAATAATCGAAGCCAATAAAGAAATCATTGAGTGGTTTAATTCTAAGGGAGCATCCTATAAAAAGGCCCTTGAAGAGAAGTACCATAAATCTATCATTTTTACAGAAAATAATTCTCTTTCGAATGAAGAGTATAAGATCATAAAAGAGAAATAA
- a CDS encoding TIGR03936 family radical SAM-associated protein — protein MKARIKFTKLGHMKFIGHLDLQRLFQRCIRRADLPIEYSKGFNPHQHLYFALPLPLGATSEGEYLDMTLASEGDPIEIKNSLNGFLPEGITIQNVYAIPNDMPVGMAAVDAAEYRISIDKDTVPSNFMDAVNSFFNQNEILAEKQGKKGIKEIDIKEMIYKHSLDENDEQWNIYLLLATGSKTNLKPETVIQQIFKNNNWEYKDYMIHIHRIDIFSKTNNKFLPLSDLDQWSE, from the coding sequence ATGAAGGCTAGAATTAAATTTACTAAATTGGGACATATGAAGTTCATCGGTCATTTAGATTTACAAAGATTATTTCAAAGATGTATTCGAAGGGCTGATTTGCCGATTGAATATTCAAAGGGCTTTAATCCCCATCAACATTTATATTTTGCACTTCCCCTTCCTCTGGGAGCAACCAGTGAAGGAGAATACTTAGATATGACTTTAGCCAGTGAGGGTGATCCAATAGAAATTAAGAACAGCCTTAATGGTTTTCTTCCTGAGGGCATTACAATTCAAAATGTTTATGCTATACCCAATGATATGCCTGTAGGTATGGCTGCTGTAGATGCTGCAGAGTACAGGATTTCCATTGACAAAGATACTGTGCCATCCAATTTTATGGATGCAGTGAACAGCTTTTTCAATCAAAATGAAATATTAGCTGAAAAACAAGGAAAAAAAGGAATAAAGGAAATTGATATTAAGGAAATGATTTATAAACATTCACTGGATGAAAATGATGAACAGTGGAACATTTATCTATTATTAGCTACAGGAAGCAAGACTAATCTAAAGCCCGAAACAGTAATCCAACAGATTTTTAAAAATAATAATTGGGAATATAAAGATTATATGATACACATTCATAGAATCGATATTTTTTCAAAAACAAATAATAAATTTTTACCTTTGTCAGATTTGGATCAATGGAGTGAATAA